Sequence from the Mesorhizobium sp. PAMC28654 genome:
GATGGTGGCGGAGTTCGTCAGCTGGCCCATGACGTTGTCGATCTTGGTGACCATCTGCGTGATGATGTCGTCGGTAACGCCGGGTGCGGTGATGTCCACGTTGAAGGCGGAGACGTTGTCGATCTTGGTGGGGGTGCCGGTGACGGCGGCCTGCGCGGTGGTGTTGGCCAAGATGTCCGTGGCGCCGCCGGCGATCGCGGTCGCATAGGCGGTGTCATACTGGGTCTGGGCAGCGCCGGTGGAATAGATGGAGGTCTTGCGATCGAGAGTGCCGGCGTTCTTCACGGCGGTTGAAAGGCCGGAATCGAACAGCTTGGTGCTCTCGACATCGATATCGATGGTTCCGAGCTGGACGGCGCCGGATGAGGAGCGGTTGAACGACGAGACGATCTTGGCATCAGCCTGCACGCCGTCATTGTTCACGGCGACCTGCTTGGACGTCACCGAAAGGAAATTCGAACCGGAAAAGGTGGCGCCATCGGCGAAGGACTTCATCTGCGCCTGAAGCGCGGTGATTTCGGTCTGCGTCTTTGCCTTGGCGGCATCCGTCTGGCCGACGGTCGAAAGCAGCTTGGTCTTGATCTGGCTGATGGTCGTCAGCACGTTGGTCATGCCGGTGTAGGCGGTATCGACTTTCGAGGCGCCGAGGCCGAGTGCGTCTTGTACCGTCGACAGGGCCTGATTGTCCGAGCGCATGGTGGTGGCGATCGACCAATAGGCGGCGTTGTCCGAGGCCTGGGAGACGCGGTAGCCTGTCGAGATGCGGGCTTGCGTCTGCTCAAGCGACTTGCTGGTCGCGTTGAGGCTTTGAAGTGCGGTCAACGCCGCGGCGTTGGTCATGATGCTCGACAAGAAAGTCGCTCCTTCTCAAAAATCCCGGATAGGCCTGTTCGACAGTGGCATCGGCCTTGGGGAGGCTGATTCGCCTAGCTGTTGTAAGCTATTCGTTAACCATGACTAGCGCCACATGGTTAACAGCCTATTAAAATCGGTATTTTGAAGATTAAGACGACGAGCGTTCGCATCCGTTACTTCGTCCGCGAGAGACCTGGGGCGTCGCACCCGGAAACGGGTTCGTGCGACGCGATCGGACGGGACATGTATCCGCGGACTGTTGGGCACACCGGGGCAAGCCTAGCAAGCTTTCCCGGGCGACATGCTGCAGGCAAACGCAAATCGGGCCGCGCTTGTGGCGCGGCCCGATTTTCTGGCGCTGTTCGTTGTTAGACGAGAGCGGATTAGCGGAAGAGCGACATGATCGACTGCGTGGAACTGTTGGCGATCGACAGCGCCTGGACGCCGAGCTGCTGCTGGACCTGCAGGGCCTGCAGACGGGTCGATTCCTTGTTCATGTCGGCATCGACGAGCTGGCCAACGCCCCGATCGATGGAGTCCATCAGGTTCGAGGTGAAGGTCTTCTGCAGGTCGACGGAGCTCTTGGCGGCGCCGAGCGTGGTGGCGGCGTTCGTCATGTCCTTGAGCGCGGCGTCGACGACCTTCATCTGGTCCGCGATCTGCGAGTCGCTGAAGCCTTTGCCCGTGGCTGAGTCGTAGACCTTCAGCGTGGCGACCGAATAGGTGTCGGTAGCCGTGGAAGCAGCGCCGGCGGTCGGATTCACTGCGGCGGTGGTAACGGCGGCACCGGTGCTGCCGAGACGGTCCGCGTCAAGAATGCCCTTCGCCGTTGGTGCGGCACCGCTGTCATACAGCTTGATGCTTTCCACATTGACGTCGATCGTCGAGATCGACGACGCACCGGAAGCATCGCGGTTGAAGGCGGAAACGATCTTGACGTCGGCTGCCGTGCCCGAAGCGGTCGACACCGAGAGCATGTTGGTGCCGGAGAAGGTGGCGCCATCGGCGTAGGACTTCAACTGCTTCTGAAGCGCGGCGATTTCGGTCTGGGTCTTTTCCTTGTCGGCGTCGGTCTGGCCGTAGGACGCGACCAGCTTCGTCTTGATCTGGTTGAGGGTGTCGATCGAGCTGTTCATGCCGGTGTAGGCGGTGTCGACCTTGGAAGCGCCGAGGCCGAGCGCGTCCGAAACGGTGGACATCGCCTGGTTGTCGGAGCGCATCGTGGTGGCGATCGACCAGTAGGCGGCGTTGTCCGAGGCCTGCGAAACGCGGTAGCCGGTCGAGATGCGGGCCTGGGTCTCCTGGAGGGATTTGCTGGTGGCGTTAAGGCTCTGCAGCGCCGTCAACGCGGCGGTGTTCGTCATGATGCTGGACATGGTACTCGTACCTTGATTTTACACGTCTTTTTTTCATACCGGCTTTTCCGGTATGACGGTGCGGCATCATGCCAATGATCGCTCAATTCGATCACCCGCCATCTGTCAGTGACTATGCGGGCAAGTTCCTACCAAAGGACTAAATCCGAGGGTTAACCGGAAATATCTTGCGTAAAATTTTGGGCGACTGACGCCATGCGCCACCCGGGCGCTTGGCGCGCCCTGGCCAGATGCCGCATCCGGGCTACGGCGGTCAGGTGAAGGAGCGCACCAGGCTTCCGACGAGCAGGTTCCAGCCGTCGATCAGGACGAAGAACAAGATCTTGAAGGGCAGCGATACGACCGTTGGCGGCAACATCATCATGCCCATGGCCATCGTGATGGTGGCGACGATGAGATCGATGACCAGAAACGGCAAGACGATCAGGAAGCCTATCTCGAAACCGCGCCGGATCTCGGAGATCATGAAGGCGGGCACGAGGATGCGAAGATCGACGGTTTCCTTGGCGACGACCTGGCCGCGTTCACGCGCGAGATCGGCGAAAAGGTCGAAATCCTTGTCGCGCACATTGTGCAGCATGAAGGTGCGGAACGGGTCCGATATCTTCTCGAACGCTTCGGTCTGGCTGATCTGGTTGTCCATCAGCGGCTTGACGCCGGTGTTCCAGGCCTGATCGAAGGTCGGCGCCATGACATAGAAGGTCATGAACAGCGACAGCGAGATGAGGATCAGGTTGGCCGGCGTCGACTGCAGGCCGATGCCGGCACGCAGGATCGAGAAGGCAATGACGAAGCGGGTGAAGCTCGTCACCATGATGAGCAGGCCCGGCGCCACTGACAGCACGGTGAGCAGGCCGAACATCTGGATGATATAGCCGACCGTGGTGCCATCGGCCTTGCCGATGCCGCCGAAGTCCAGTTGCTGGGCGCCGGCGACGGAGGTGGCGGCGACGATGAGTGCGGTGGCGACGATGAGTTTTCTCATTCGAGCAGCAATGTCCTGATGAGAACCTGTTTGACGTGACCGCCGCCGCGGATCGCGGCGCGTTCCTCGAGGTCGGCCTTCAGATGCTGATAGCCGCTGGCGCCTTCGATCTGATGCATCTTCAAGGTGCGCACGTAGGCCATGAGATCCTGCTGGATCTGCTCGGCAAGCGCGGGCGGCTGTGGCGCGTCATAAACCACGGAGACCTCGAGCCGTATCCACATGTCGGCCGGCGAGGCCAGGTTCGTGGTGATCGGGGCAAGCGCGACAAGCGTCGATGCGGCAGCCGCGCCATGCGCGCCGCCACCTTCGGGTTTCGCGCCTTCGGTGTGCTTGGCTTCGGTCGCGGTGGCCGGAGGCACGACATCCGGGCCCTGGGCCGCCTTGAGGTAGTCTCCCGACATCCAGCCCATGCCGATGGCGGCGACCGTCACCGCCATGAGCATGGCGATCTGGATGACAAGGGAAGGACCCTTGCCGGGCTGAACCTGTTCGACATTGGCCATGGCGATTTCTCCGGGCCTAGAACGGCAGGACCTGGTCGAGAATCTGCTGACCGTAGGCAGGTTGCTGGACCTCGGTGATGCGGCCGCGCCCGCCATAGGAGATGCGCGCTTCGGCGATGCGTTCGTAGGGGATCGTGTTCTCCGCGCCGATGTCGGCTGGCCGCACGATGCCGGCGATGGTCAGCACCCTGAGTTCGGCGTTGACGCGCACTTCCTGCGAGCCCTTGATCATCAGATTGCCATTCGGCAGGACGTCGATGACGATGGCGGCGACATTGAGTTCAAGCGTTTCCGATCGCTTGATCTCGCCGTCGGCGGTCGTGTCCGTGCCGGAGCTCAGAGCGCCAGAACCCTTGCCGGCGGTGCTCAGCTTGTCCCATTGCGCGCTGATGTCGAAGCCGAGCTTGCGGTTGGCGGTGCGGCTCCTGTCGTTCTGGTTCTTGAAATTGGCCCTGTCGTTGATCTTGATCTTGACGGTCAGGATGTCGCCCTGCGACAGCGCGCGCGGATCGGTGAACAGCCGGCTCTGGCGGTCGTCCCACAGCGAGAATTTCTTGACTGGCGGCGCGGGCGACTGTGGATAGCGGTAGAGCGAGCCGGTTGTGCCGTCGGCGATGCCGGAGCCGACCGGCGACAGCGACGGTTCCCGGCCGACCTCCCTGAGATCGGTACCGCAGCCCGACAGCATGGTCACAGCAAGCAGGATGAACGTTTTGCGGATCATGACGGATCTACCCTTCGGGCTGCGCTGGCCATGATGCCGGTGAGCGTGGCCGCCGCCTTCTGGTCCATTTCGTTGAGGATGACTCCCGCCTTGCGCGAATCGAGCTTCATCAGGATGGCTGCCGCGAGGTCGGCATTGACGATAGCCAGGCGTTCGGCCGCGGCATCGGGCTTCAT
This genomic interval carries:
- the fliP gene encoding flagellar type III secretion system pore protein FliP (The bacterial flagellar biogenesis protein FliP forms a type III secretion system (T3SS)-type pore required for flagellar assembly.), whose protein sequence is MRKLIVATALIVAATSVAGAQQLDFGGIGKADGTTVGYIIQMFGLLTVLSVAPGLLIMVTSFTRFVIAFSILRAGIGLQSTPANLILISLSLFMTFYVMAPTFDQAWNTGVKPLMDNQISQTEAFEKISDPFRTFMLHNVRDKDFDLFADLARERGQVVAKETVDLRILVPAFMISEIRRGFEIGFLIVLPFLVIDLIVATITMAMGMMMLPPTVVSLPFKILFFVLIDGWNLLVGSLVRSFT
- a CDS encoding flagellin; amino-acid sequence: MSSIMTNTAALTALQSLNATSKSLQETQARISTGYRVSQASDNAAYWSIATTMRSDNQAMSTVSDALGLGASKVDTAYTGMNSSIDTLNQIKTKLVASYGQTDADKEKTQTEIAALQKQLKSYADGATFSGTNMLSVSTASGTAADVKIVSAFNRDASGASSISTIDVNVESIKLYDSGAAPTAKGILDADRLGSTGAAVTTAAVNPTAGAASTATDTYSVATLKVYDSATGKGFSDSQIADQMKVVDAALKDMTNAATTLGAAKSSVDLQKTFTSNLMDSIDRGVGQLVDADMNKESTRLQALQVQQQLGVQALSIANSSTQSIMSLFR
- a CDS encoding flagellin; this translates as MSSIMTNAAALTALQSLNATSKSLEQTQARISTGYRVSQASDNAAYWSIATTMRSDNQALSTVQDALGLGASKVDTAYTGMTNVLTTISQIKTKLLSTVGQTDAAKAKTQTEITALQAQMKSFADGATFSGSNFLSVTSKQVAVNNDGVQADAKIVSSFNRSSSGAVQLGTIDIDVESTKLFDSGLSTAVKNAGTLDRKTSIYSTGAAQTQYDTAYATAIAGGATDILANTTAQAAVTGTPTKIDNVSAFNVDITAPGVTDDIITQMVTKIDNVMGQLTNSATILGSAKSSIDLQKTFTSSLMDSIDRGVGQLVDADMNKESTRLQALQVQQQLGIQSLSIANSSSQSILSLFKGG
- a CDS encoding flagellar basal body-associated FliL family protein — its product is MANVEQVQPGKGPSLVIQIAMLMAVTVAAIGMGWMSGDYLKAAQGPDVVPPATATEAKHTEGAKPEGGGAHGAAAASTLVALAPITTNLASPADMWIRLEVSVVYDAPQPPALAEQIQQDLMAYVRTLKMHQIEGASGYQHLKADLEERAAIRGGGHVKQVLIRTLLLE
- the flgH gene encoding flagellar basal body L-ring protein FlgH; this encodes MIRKTFILLAVTMLSGCGTDLREVGREPSLSPVGSGIADGTTGSLYRYPQSPAPPVKKFSLWDDRQSRLFTDPRALSQGDILTVKIKINDRANFKNQNDRSRTANRKLGFDISAQWDKLSTAGKGSGALSSGTDTTADGEIKRSETLELNVAAIVIDVLPNGNLMIKGSQEVRVNAELRVLTIAGIVRPADIGAENTIPYERIAEARISYGGRGRITEVQQPAYGQQILDQVLPF